Proteins co-encoded in one Bombus pyrosoma isolate SC7728 linkage group LG4, ASM1482585v1, whole genome shotgun sequence genomic window:
- the LOC122566742 gene encoding E3 ubiquitin-protein ligase HECTD1 isoform X6, with product MEYCAQRYVSLYFQFEVYLGNWCYKTYKMADVDPETLLEWLSMGQGDERDMQLIALEQLCMLLLMSDNVDRCFECCPPRTFLPALCRIFLDELAPDSVLEVTARAITYYFDLSPECIRRVIAMEGAVKAICSRLSGAGLGSRTSRDLAEQCIKALELVCAREAGAVLEAGGLPCALCFIREHGALVHRDTLHSAMAVVTRLCGKVEPQDKSLPDCVEALSMLLRHEDAHVADGALRCFASLADRFSRRNTDPAPLASHGLVSELLYRLSNAAGPGTSIATTSGNPKTPPPSSTATTLPTPEANSCASVSTIISLLSTLCRGSPSITHDLLRSELPDAIEKALKGDERCALDSMRLVDLLLVLLFEGRSALGRNTSGGPSGPVLPRFRRPESAGEKSHRQLIDCIRSKDTDALIEAIDSGGIGVNFMDDVGQTLLNWASAFGTQEMVEFLCDRGADVNKGQRSSSLHYAACFGRPAIAKVLLRHGANPDLRDEDGKTPLDKARERVDEGHREVAAILQSPGEWMLPNQEHRKPETEAEFTEPKGDPEMAPVYLKRLLPVFCATFQSSMLPSIRKASLSLIRKMVHYIQPELLIETCGSDRMGSCGAMLVEVIANVLDNEELEIKAPSPPPPPLKPIIGPKLRCLASRKSSSSLNYIVDKTEDEDGHLVVLQMIQDLMIKGKDEFLEHFARLGVFSKVAALAGPQEAVPEPEAESNQSEEQRMEDARELLIGRAYHWRDWCICRGRDCLYVWSDAAALELSNGSNGWFRFILDGKLATMYSSGSPEGGTDTSGKGRNTESLTTEENRGEFLEKLQRARSQVKPNSASQPVLSRPGTTRLVVGNWALSSRKESELCIHNSDGQQQATILREDLPGFIFESNRGTKHSFTAETSLGPEFAAGWAGKRGKRLRSKIEAIKQKVKVQAQDIYECYFKAAQAQPRGVVAKLGAIVSQIEKACQKQQSGNREWRNILQSALEELKDLLNEEGRVSAYELHSSGLVQTLLSLLAAPPGPQPPTLRATKLRMQRVAVFKNCFHSKDANKEHNSAKILVHKLVSVLESIEKLPVYLYDTPGSGYGLQILTRRLRFRLEKATGESSLIDRSGRSLKMEPLSTIQQLENHLLKMVAKQWHDHDRSTFTFVKKLKDRNRITFKYQYDFDENGLLYWIGTNAKTCTEWVNPGQYGLVVVTSSNGRNLPYGHLEDILSRDPSALNCHTNDDRRAWFSIDLGVWIIPSAYTLRHARGYGRSALRNWMFQASKDGIIWTTLYAHVDDSSLNEPGSTASWTLEPPADETQGWRHLRLQQIGKNASGQTHYLSVSGFEVYGEVTGVCEDLGRAAREAEAGVRKQRRLIKAQVLRHLVAGARVARGLDWKWRDQDGVPPGEGTVTGELHNGWIDVTWDHGGSNSYRMGAEGKYDLRLVGTGLDTDSGTKSKNGGGVLTGRKSSSTPSLPDCTDTVMRGSVASTDQAASADNLAVKQAVESIAENVLSVARAEAVVAVTGEGGANSTSELSVVLHPRPDTTVTSDLATIVESLALNTDCPANSNSNRASSSSKPFFATVRGNKPGSGLLSLEATEVLDRVREGADRLRNNTNSFLSGELLSLVPVRISVSGELEENSLRIKSVQRHHSGITDGPTGGQHIASNSNAGSNSRGPNSVSSLVRLALSPNFPGGLLSTAQSYPSLTSSGQVAGSGVTTTTGPGLGQALTMSLTSTSSDSEQLWLQVSLEDFLESCGGIASSSASGGRTTGGPTLLTELEDDEDGVLEEEEDNDENDQEEDDEENEEEGEGCDGDYEDVMVSRNLLAAFVEEETPQNSKRRAWDDEFVLKRQFSALIPAFDPRPGRTNINQTTDLEIPPPGSETQSNTRSGTLPMPKLSLTLKGPGLPGVSDVELALTEPHASIFQQVQELMQLTELGSRQEKLRRIWEPTYTIIYKEAKDEESSGRATPVVTLYSRNTAQNSSVCSVEDVLQLLRHVYVLSTTHDDGKCIDYEELEESTCWVHPDDFTSKKITNKIVQQIQDPLALAAGALPNWCEELARSCPFLLPFETRRLYFSCTAFGASRSIVWLQTQRDAVLERQRAPGLSPRRDDIHEFRVGRLKHERVSVPRGEKLLDWAEQVMKVHASRKSILEVEFVGEEGTGLGPTLEFFALVAAELQRKDLGLWLCDDENSPDTDQSRVSGDQVRSPGYYVTRPSGLFPAPLPQDSAACDRAVRYFWFLGVFLAKVLQDNRLVDLPLSRPFLKLMCHGDITSNVNEKIGLSGVTQESISSSMSSSFISEEDEADTAYSSLEPPSWCAGLLDIEDLVLVDPVRGEFLKEVQTAIAKRDRTLSDGRNSTDEETTLNITHSSGMSVPIEDLSLTMTYSPSSKIFAYNQVELIEGGAEISVTMENAREYAETTINFCLDRGISRQLESFKSGFSKVFPMEKLHAFSPEEVRAMLCGEQNPQWTREDLLNYTEPKLGYTRESPGFQRFVNVLLSLTGSERKAFLQFATGCSALPPGGLCNLHPRLTVVRKVDAGSGGYPSVNTCVHYLKLPEYPTEEILKERLLAATRERGFHLN from the exons ATGGAATACTGTGCACAACGGTACGTTTCCCTCT ATTTTCAGTTTGAGGTATACTTAGGTAATTGGTGCTATAAAACTTACAAG atGGCTGATGTTGATCCTGAAACTTTATTGGAATGGCTCAGTATGGGCCAAGGAGATGAAAGAGACATGCAGTTAATTGCTTTAGAGCAATTGTGCATGTTATTGCTCATGTCTGATAATGTTGATCGATGCTTTGAATG ctgTCCTCCACGCACATTTCTTCCTGcattatgtagaatttttttgGATGAACTTGCACCAGATAGTGTTTTAGAAGTGACAGCTAGAGCTATTACATATTACTTTGATCTTTCACCAGAATGTATACGCAGAGTAATAGCCATGGAAGGTGCTGTGAAAGCTATTTGCAGTCGTTTATCTGGAGCTGGATTAGGTTCTAGAACTAGTAGGGACCTAGCTGAACAATGCATAAag GCATTAGAACTTGTCTGTGCAAGGGAAGCTGGTGCTGTGCTCGAAGCTGGTGGCCTCCCTTGTGCTTTATGCTTTATTCGGGAGCATGGAGCTCTTGTTCACAGGGATACACTACATTCAGCAATGGCTGTGGTGACCCGTTTATGTGGGAAAGTAGAACCTCAAGATAAATCTTTGCCAGATTGCGTTGAAGCTTTATCAATGTTACTTAGACATGAAGATGCACATGTTGCTGATGGAGCACTCCGTTGTTTTGCATCATTGGCTGATAGATTTTCAAGAAGAAACACGGATCCTGCTCCATTAGCCTCCCATGGACTAGTTTCTGAACTTTTGTATag GTTATCAAATGCAGCAGGGCCTGGTACATCAATAGCAACTACTTCTGGAAATCCAAAAACACCTCCACCATCTAGCACAGCTACAACACTTCCTACTCCTGAAGCAAATTCTTGCGCATCTGTTTCTACTATAATTAGTCTTCTATCAACACTTTGCAGAGGATCACCATCTATAACTCATGACCTTTTACGTTCTGAACTACCAGACGCGATTGAGAAAGCTTTAAAAGGAGATGAACGATGTGCACTTGATTCCATGAGATTAGTTGATTTATTGTTAGTTTTACTATTTGAAGGAAGGTCAGCATTAGGCCGCAATACAAGCGGTGGTCCATCCGGTCCCGTGTTACCACGATTTAGGCGCCCAGAAAGCGCTGGTGAAAAATCTCACAGACAGTTGATTGATTGCATTCGGTCAAAGGACACGGATGCGTTAATAGAAGCCATAGATTCTGGAGGCATTGGAGTTAATTTTATGGATGATGTTGGACAAACATTGCTTAATTGGGCATCCGCATTCGGAACTCAAGAAATGGTTGAATTCCTGTGTGATAGAGGAGCAGATGTTAATAAAGGTCAAAGATCGTCTAGTCTACATTATGCTGCTTGTTTTGGAAGACCAGCTATTGCTAAAGTATTACTTAGACATGGGGCAAACCCTGATTTGCGAGATGAAGATGGGAAAACGCCATTGGATAAAGCTAGAGAACGTGTAGATGAAGGTCATAGAGAAGTTGCCGCTATATTACAATCTCCTGGAGAATGGATGTTGCCAAATCAAGAACATAGGAAGCCAGAAACAGAAGCAGAATTCACAGAACCTAAAGGTGATCCTGAAATGGCTCCAGTATACTTGAAAAGATTATTGCCAGTATTCTGTGCAACATTTCAGTCATCTATGTTGCCAAGCATTAGGAAAGCCAGTTTAAGTTTAATCAGGAAGATGGTGCATTATATTCAACCAGAATTACTTATTGAAACATGTGGTTCTGATAGAATGGGAAGCTGTGGTGCTATGCTTGTAGAAGTAATTGCCAATGTATTGGACAATGAG GAGCTTGAGATAAAAGCACCATCACCACCACCTCCGCCTCTCAAGCCGATAATTGGCCCAAAATTGCGTTGTCTCGCATCGCGCAAGTCTTCCAGTTCCCTGAACTACATTGTTGATAAGACG GAGGATGAGGATGGACACTTAGTGGTTTTGCAAATGATACAAGATTTGATGATAAAAGGCAAAGATGAATTTCTAGAACATTTTGCTCGTTTGGGAGTTTTTTCAAAAGTTGCTGCATTGGCTGGACCACAAGAGGCTGTCCCAGAACCAGAAGCAGAATCAAATCAATCTGAAGAACAAAGAATGGAAGATGCGAGAGAACTTTTAATTGGAAGAGCTTACCATTGGAGAGATTGGTGTATTTGTAGAGGTCGTGATTGCCTATATGTCTGGTCTGATGCAGCAGCTTTAGAACTATCAAATGGAAGTAATGGATGGTTTAGATTTATACTCGATGGAAAATTAGCAACGATGTATTCTAGCGGCAGTCCAGAAGGCGGGACAGACACATCAG GAAAGGGGAGGAACACAGAGTCGCTTACCACTGAAG AAAACCGTGGCGagtttttggaaaaattacaaagagcGCGAAGTCAAGTTAAACCAAATTCTGCGAGTCAACCTGTACTTTCACGTCCTGGTACGACTCGCCTAGTGGTAGGAAATTGGGCATTATCTAGTAGAAAAGAGAGTGAATTGTGCATACATAATAGCGATGGTCAACAACAAGCAACAATTTTACGAGAAGACTTACCAGGATTTATTTTTGAATCAAATCGTGGTACTAAGCATTCCTTTACAGCAGAAACAAGTTTGG gtCCAGAATTTGCAGCAGGTTGGGCCggtaaaagaggaaaaagattGAGATCTAAAATTGAAGCTATTAAACAAAAAGTTAAAGTACAAGCTCAAGATATTTATGAATGTTATTTTAAGGCTGCTCAAGCGCAGCCACGTGGAGTAGTTGCTAAACTAGGAGCTATTGTTAGTCAAATAGAAAAAGCTTGTCAAAAACAACAATCGGGAAATCGAGAGTGGCGTAATATACTACAAAGTGCACTGGAAGAActtaaagatttattaaacgaGGAAGGGAGAGTTTCTGCATACGAACTTCATTCTAGCGGGCTTGTGCAAACTTTACTTTCATTATTAGCAGCTCCACCAGGACCACAACCACCTACATTACGAGCAACAAAACTCAGGATGCAAAGAGTGGCAGTATTTAAAAACTGTTTTCACTCAAAAGACGCTAATAAAGAGCATAATTCTGCTAAAATTCTAGTCCATAAATTGGTTTCAGTTTTAGAatctattgaaaaattaccTGTTTACTTGTATGATACACCAGGTTCAGGTTATGGcttacaaattttaacaagAAGATTGCGTTTTCGATTGGAAAAGGCAACTGGTGAAAGTTCTTTAATTGATAGATCTGGTCGAAGTTTAAAAATGGAACCATTAAGTACTATACAACAATTAGAAAACCATTTATTGAAAATGGTAGCAAAGCAATGGCATGATCACGATAGGTCAACGTTTACATTTGTTAAGAAactaaaagatagaaatagaataacttttaaatatcagTATGATTTTGATGAAAATGGATTGTTGTATTGGATTGGTACAAATGCAAAAACTTGTACCGAATGGGTTAATCCCGGTCAATATGGTTTAGTCGTCGTTACATCGAGTAATGGAAGAAATCTTCCATATGGCCACCTTGAAGATATCTTAAGTCGAGATCCATCAGCATTAAACTGTCATACAAACGATGATAGGCGTGCATGGTTTTCGATTGATTTAGGAGTTTGGATTATTCCAAGCGCTTACACATTGAGGCACGCAAGAGGCTATGGTAGAAGTGCCTTGCGGAATTGGATGTTTCAAGCATCAAAGGATGGTATTATTTGGACAACATTATACGCTCATGTAGATGATTCATCATTGAATGAGCCTGGTAGTACAGCTAGTTGGACATTAGAGCCACCAGCCGATGAAACACAGGGCTGGCGTCATTTAAGATTACAACAAATTGGAAAGAATGCTTCTGGTCAAACGCATTATTTATCTGTATCTGGATTTGAAGTTTATGGAGAAGTTACTGGAGTTTGCGAAGATTTGGGACGTGCAGCTAGAGAAGCTGAAGCTGGAGTTCGAAAACAACGAAGATTAATTAAAGCTCAAGTTCTTCGTCATTTAGTCGCTGGCGCTAGAGTGGCTAGAGGTTTGGACTGGAAATGGAGAGATCAAGATGGTGTCCCACCTG gCGAAGGCACAGTAACAGGGGAATTACACAATGGTTGGATAGATGTAACATGGGATCACGGTGGTTCTAATTCTTATAGAATGGGTGCAGAAGGAAAATACGACTTAAGATTAGTTGGTACCGGTCTTGATACGGATAGTGgaacaaaaagtaaaaatggtGGCGGAGTTTTAACAGGACGAAAATCCAGTAGTACTCCTAGTTTACCAGATTGTACTGATACTGTGATGCGTGGTTCAGTAGCTTCTACAGATCAAGCAGCAAGTGCAGATAATTTAGCAGTTAag cAAGCCGTTGAGTCGATAGCTGAAAATGTGTTGTCGGTTGCTCGCGCTGAAGCGGTTGTTGCTGTAACTGGTGAAGGTGGGGCAAATTCAACAAGCGAATTGTCCGTTGTATTACATCCTAGGCCTGACACTACTGTGACAAGTGATCTGGCAACAATTGTTGAGAGTCTCGCCCTTAACACTGATTGTCCTGCCAATAGTAACAGCAATCGAGCATCTAGTAGTTCAAAACCATTTTTTGCAACTGTGCGAGGAAATAAG ccAGGGTCAGGCCTATTGAGTCTTGAAGCCACTGAAGTGTTGGATCGTGTCAGAGAAGGAGCCGACAGATTACGCAATAATACTAATAGTTTTTTGAGTGGAGAATTACTTAGTTTAGTGCCTGTTAGAATCAGTGTGTCAGGTGAACTAGAAGAGAATTCATTAAGAATTAAATCTGTTCAGAGGCATCACTCCGGAATTACTGATg gaCCTACAGGTGGACAACATATTGCTTCCAACTCTAATGCTGGTTCAAATTCACGTGGACCCAACTCTGTATCGAGTTTAGTTCGACTTGCCTTGAGTCCTAATTTTCCTGGAGGTTTACTTAGTACTGCTCAAAGTTATCCAAGTTTAACCAGTAGTGGTCAAGTAGCTGGTAGTGGTGTTACGACAACGACTGGACCCGGCCTAGGACAAGCACTTACAATGTCATTGACTAGTACAAGTAGTGATAGTGAACAG TTATGGCTACAGGTTAGTCTTGAAGACTTTCTGGAATCTTGCGGAGGTATTGCAAGTTCTAGTGCTAGTGGAGGTAGAACAACAGGTGGACCAACTCTTTTGACTGAATTAGAAGACGATGAAGATGGCGTCCttgaagaggaagaagacAACGATGAAAATGATCAAGAA GAAGAtgatgaagaaaatgaagaagaaggagagggTTGTGATGGTGATTATGAAGATGTAATGGTAAGTCGTAATCTTCTAGCAGCGTTTGTGGAAGAAGAAACCCCTCAAAATAGCAAGAGACGTGCGTGGGATGATGAGTTTGTTTTGAAACGGCAATTCTCTGCTCTGATTCCTGCCTTTGATCCACGACCTGGACGAACTAATATTAATCAG accACTGATTTGGAGATTCCACCACCTGGTAGTGAAACCCAGTCAAATACACGCTCAGGCACATTGCCAATGCCGAAACTTTCTCTAACACTAAAGGGACCAGGCCTTCCTGGGGTATCAGATGTTGAACTAGCTCTTACAGAACCACACGCTAGCATTTTCCAACAAGTACAAGAATTAATGCAACTGACAGAATTGGGTAGTCGacaagaaaaattaagaagaatatGGGAACCAACttacac tataatatataaagaagCAAAGGACGAAGAATCATCTGGAAGAGCAACACCAGTTGTTACATTATATTCTCGTAATACAGCACAAAATTCTTCAGTATGTAGTGTAGAGGATGTATTGCAACTATTAAGGCATGTTTATGTATTAAGCACTACTCATGATGATGGTAAATGCATCGATTATGAAGAACTTGAGGAATCAACATGTTGGGTTCATCCAGATGACTTTActtcaaagaaaattacaaacaagATAGTACAACAAATTCAAGATCCTCTAGCATTAGCTGCCGGGGCACTACCAAATTGGTGCGAAGAACTAGCAAGAAGTTGTCCATTTTTATTACCCTTTGAAACTAGACGATTGTACTTTAGTTGTACTGCCTTCGGAGCCTCGCGATCCATTGTGTGGCTTCAAACACAAAGGGATGCTGTTCTTGAAAGACAAAGAGCACCAGGTTTAAGCCCACGACGTGATGACATTCATGAGTTCCGCGTTGGGAGACTTAAACACGAAAGAGTTAGTGTACCTAGGGGAGAGAAACTATTAGACTGGGCAGAACAAGTAATGAAG gTACATGCAAGTCGGAAGAGCATACTAGAAGTGGAATTTGTGGGCGAAGAAGGAACTGGTCTTGGACCAACATTAGAGTTCTTTGCACTAGTTGCTGCTGAATTACAACGTAAAGACTTAGGTTTATGGTTATGTGATGATGAAAACTCGCCTGATACGGATCAATCTCGAGTTTCTGGAGATCAGGTTCGATCGCCTGGATATTATGTAACTCGACCGAGTGGACTGTTTCCTGCTCCTTTACCACAAGATTCTGCAGCTTGTGATCGTGCTGTTCGATATTTCTGGTTTTTGGGCGTGTTCTTGGCGAAAGTTTTGCAGGATAACAGATTAGTAGATTTACCATTATCCCGTCCTTTCCTAAAATTAATGTGTCACGGAGACATCACAAGCAATGTAAATGAAAAGATTGGTCTTAGTGGTGTAACACAAGAAAGTATATCTTCAAGTATGTCGAGTAGCTTTATATCCGAAGAGGATGAAGCAGATACTGCATACTCTTCGTTAGAACCACCTTCTTGGTGTGCTGGATTATTGGATATTGAAGATCTAGTACTTGTCGATCCAGTAAGAGGTGAATTCTTGAAAGAGGTACAAACGGCAATTGCCAAGCGTGATAGAACGCTTTCTGATGGTCGTAATTCTACCGACGAAGAAACAACTTTAAATATTACTCATTCATCCGGAATGTCAGTGCCTATTGAAGATTTGTCTTTGACGATGACATATTCTCCAAGTTCGAAAATCTTTGCATATAATCAGGTAGAATTAATAGAAGGAGGTGCGGAGATTTCAGTTACTATGGAAAATGCAAGAGAATACGCTGAGACGACAATTAATTTCTGCCTTGATCGAGGAATTTCAAGACAACTAGAATCGTTTAAATCTGGTTTTTCAAAAGTCTTCCCAATGGAAAAACTTCATGCTTTCAGTCCGGAAGAAGTAAGGGCTATGCTTTGCGGAGAACAAAACCCACAATGGACCAGAGAGGACCTGCTAAATTATACTGAGCCAAAACTAGGTTACACAAGAGAAAG TCCTGGTTTCCAAAGATTTGTCAATGTTTTACTTTCATTGACTGGTTCTGAAAGGAAGGCTTTCTTACAATTTGCTACTGGATGTTCAGCTTTACCTCCTGGGGGATTATGTAATTTACATCCTAGATTGACTGTTGTGCGGAAAGTAGATGCTGGTTCAGGTGGTTATCCCTCTGTTAACACCTGTgttcattatttaaaattaccaGAATATCCTACTGAAGAGATACTTAAAGAAAGACTCTTGGCAGCAACTAGAGAGAGAGGATTTCACTTAAATTAA